The following coding sequences lie in one Danio rerio strain Tuebingen ecotype United States chromosome 25, GRCz12tu, whole genome shotgun sequence genomic window:
- the LOC137489350 gene encoding uncharacterized protein — protein sequence MFHQVRLLPQDKPLLRNFFFFLLWRDLDCKAPPTVYEWQVLPFGTTSSPCCAIYILQKIIEDAQAAECISHSIHNCFYVDNCLQSLPTLEEAKDLLQNLRTILSSGGFEIRKWASNDPRVISDLPPESRSEQTELWLSHHPSLDPSESTLGLLWNCHKDILRYRHRAIEPTTPTMLHLYRVLASQYDPLGYILPYTTRAKIIVQQLWGKTRDWDDPNIPHNLLEAWLSWEGELPALSTITLPRCFTRSVDPTSAIHDLHIFCDASEQSYGAVAYMRTEDDQQVNVSFLVARSRIAPKKRLSIPRLELCAALIGAQLANLLQTELALHIRKTTLWTDSMTVLCWLLSDSCRYKIFVGTRVAKIQELTKGQEWHYVNSQSNPADDLTKGKLLTDLVRPCRWNQGPAFLSQPFELWLH from the coding sequence ATGTTCCACCAGGTACGCCTATTACCTCAGGATAAACCTCTTCtgcgaaattttttttttttcctcctctggCGTGACCTGGACTGTAAAGCACCTCCAACTGTCTATGAATGGCAAGTTCTCCCCTTTGGCACGACCTCGAGCCCTTGCTGTGCTATTTACATCCTCCAAAAGATCATCGAAGATGCACAGGCAGCTGAGTGCATTAGCCATTCCATACACAATTGCTTTTATGTGGATAACTGCCTGCAAAGTCTACCGACCTTAGAGGAAGCCAAAGATCTCCTTCAGAACCTACGCACTATCCTCTCCTCTGGTGGCTTTGAAATCAGAAAatgggccagtaatgatcctcgAGTCATCAGTGACCTACCTCCTGAATCCAGGTCAGAACAAACGGAGCTCTGGTTATCACACCATCCATCTCTTGATCCCTCAGAATCCACATTAGGCCTTCTCTGGAACTGCCACAAAGACATCCTTAGATACAGGCACAGAGCCATTGAACCTACTACCCCAACCATGCTTCACCTTTACAGAGTTCTTGCTAGCCAATATGATCCTCTTGGCTATATCCTTCCTTATACTACAAGAGCCAAAATTATTGTACAGCAATTATGGGGAAAGACACGAGATTGGGATGATCCAAATATTCCTCATAATCTCCTGGAAGCTTGGCTTTCATGGGAAGGTGAATTACCTGCCCTTTCCACCATCACTTTACCTCGCTGCTTCACACGGTCTGTAGACCCCACCTCAGCCATCCACGATCTTCACATCTTCTGTGATGCATCAGAGCAGTCCTACGGTGCAGTTGCTTACATGCGTACAGAAGATGATCAGCAGGTAAATGTGTCTTTCCTCGTGGCAAGGTCCCGCATTGCCCCCAAAAAACGGCTATCCATTCCAAGACTTGAATTATGTGCTGCTCTCATAGGAGCTCAGCTAGCTAATCTCCTACAAACAGAACTCGCCCTTCATATCAGGAAGACTACTTTGTGGACTGACTCTATGACCGTTCTCTGTTGGCTGCTCTCTGATTCTTGCCGCTACAAGATCTTTGTTGGAACCAGGGTAGCTAAGATTCAGGAACTCACTAAGGGCCAGGAGTGGCATTATGTGAATTCACAAAGTAACCCAGCGGATGACCTAACTAAAGGAAAGCTGCTAACTGATCTTGTCAGGCCCTGCCGGTGGAATCAAGGACCTGCCTTTCTGTCTCAACCCTTTGAACTATGGCTACATTAA